The following are encoded in a window of Colletotrichum lupini chromosome 3, complete sequence genomic DNA:
- a CDS encoding pre-mRNA splicing factor CLF1, which produces MKLPEPKVALDNICSVIYNNVLYTYSSGAFQSLSLEEGAQWKTLAQGEAVTGAVCVGSNPTDASKAGLYVVGGKGTSTDYHGLQKFTYATGKWESISPQDHVTQDRLLHGATYLPGTDQIIMYGGSQDGYSGPSTQTFVVGASAPYSTRAYESSAPPVVNPIVLTWSDTQAVVIGGSTTNSKVMLFNPDTKWTDSGATLGEPLLKDTTAIRAIIMNGDDGSKSLYTFDLSVAPNVVKRMVLIDAAGAPVTNSQAVSKAKTRSVEGGIEKRASLTLSDWPAYNSTLAPTGTRSNYAVAQGSDGTVVFSGGSGAVDDVLCIFNARQNSWEDAAQKLNEQEVLATSESTSSTTASSTATSSSSISTLPASASASASASAAATLSASASSSASTETAAAAGAPAAVSANAILGIVLGTITGIMILLGLILFCIRKRRGKNQQNVEGGQDPRGMSPRGFPDEKAGLGYGNDDFNSAPHFRGHQQQDSAGSFSSMAILMGKVNGNAPKSAGVARSGSKRDTSNSFFKSTIGKPLPQMNEAPGLAPPSRDEKGVSFAADVVEPRPTPRGAPVGRAGETRRSSGWNRYWSGGSALNILGFGNSKRTTVDSETSHYSNTPKNRITQDSATVPPLHLITQDLSTVPPIQHDGRPELSRVVSGSPTVSNYSNQIPFRDGVSGKIESPRRPTSNASSGYSSGIPESVRDTWDPTGPSRPWGADRAPSSVYAESLYPTSLAPSLPQRQTQTSAPNGVSQQPPLALAATSSDMSWLNLGGINKQNRL; this is translated from the coding sequence ATGAAGCTCCCCGAGCCCAAAGTCGCTTTGGACAACATCTGTTCGGTCATTTACAACAACGTTCTTTACACATATTCCTCCGGTGCTTTCCAGTCGCTTTCGCTCGAAGAAGGAGCCCAATGGAAGACCTTGGCGCAAGGTGAGGCAGTGACAGGTGCTGTCTGCGTCGGCTCCAACCCCACCGATGCTAGCAAGGCCGGCTTGTACGTTGTAGGAGGCAAGGGCACGTCAACAGATTATCATGGACTTCAAAAGTTCACCTACGCGACAGGAAAATGGGAGTCCATCTCACCACAGGACCACGTCACGCAGGACCGTCTTCTCCACGGAGCAACATACCTCCCTGGAACTGACCAGATTATCATGTACGGTGGCAGTCAGGATGGTTACTCTGGTCCTTCGACACAGACTTTTGTTGTCGGAGCATCCGCGCCTTACAGCACCCGAGCCTACGAATCATCAGCACCGCCTGTCGTAAATCCCATTGTTCTGACATGGTCCGACACACAAGCAGTTGTCATTGGAGGCAGCACGACAAACAGCAAGGTTATGCTCTTCAACCCCGATACGAAATGGACCGACTCGGGTGCCACCCTCGGGGAACCCTTGCTGAAGGACACGACTGCAATTCGCGCAATTATCATGAACGGAGACGACGGAAGCAAGAGTTTGTACACATTTGACCTTTCCGTTGCGCCAAACGTGGTCAAGCGCATGGTCCTCATCGACGCGGCGGGCGCACCTGTGACCAACTCCCAGGCAGTCTCGAAGGCGAAGACGCGCAGCGTGGAGGGCGGGATTGAGAAGCGCGCATCTTTGACCCTGAGCGACTGGCCCGCTTACAACAGCACCCTGGCGCCTACAGGCACGCGATCCAACTACGCTGTTGCTCAGGGTTCTGATggaaccgtcgttttttcaGGAGGATCAGGTGCCGTCGACGATGTTCTCTGCATCTTCAACGCGCGCCAAAACAGCTGGGAAGATGCTGCCCAAAAGTTGAACGAGCAGGAGGTTCTCGCTACAAGCGAATCGACGAGCAGCACCACTGCGAGCTCAACCGCAACGAGCTCCAGCTCCATCTCTACACTTCCTGCGTCGGCGTCAGCCTCTGCCTCTGCGTCTGCCGCCGCGACTCTCTCCGCCTCTGCATCTTCATCTGCCAGCACCGAGacagctgctgctgctggggcCCCCGCCGCAGTCAGTGCTAACGCTATACTTGGCATTGTCCTTGGTACCATTACCGGTATCATGATTCTCCTCGGCCTGATCCTCTTCTGCATCCGAAAGCGTCGTGGAAAGAACCAGCAAAACGTGGAGGGCGGCCAGGACCCGAGGGGCATGAGCCCTAGGGGCTTCCCCGATGAGAAGGCTGGACTTGGATACGGCAACGACGATTTCAACTCTGCTCCTCACTTCCGTGGTCATCAGCAACAAGACTCGGCCGGATCATTCTCCTCAATGGCGATTTTGATGGGCAAGGTCAATGGCAATGCACCCAAGTCTGCCGGTGTTGCTCGCAGTGGAAGCAAGCGTGATACATCCAACAGCTTCTTCAAGAGCACCATCGGTAAGCCCCTTCCCCAGATGAATGAGGCACCAGGCCTCGCACCCCCTTCCCGCGATGAAAAGGGTGTTTCGTTCGCCGCCGACGTGGTCGAGCCTCGCCCTACGCCGCGAGGAGCTCCGGTTGGTCGTGCTGGCGAGACGCGCAGAAGCTCTGGCTGGAACCGTTACTGGTCCGGCGGCAGCGCGCTCAACATTCTCGGATTCGGCAACTCTAAGCGTACAACCGTCGATTCCGAGACCTCTCACTACTCCAACACACCCAAAAACCGCATCACGCAAGACTCCGCTACCGTCCCTCCTCTGCACCTAATTACCCAGGACTTGTCCACTGTTCCGCCTATTCAGCACGATGGTCGGCCAGAACTGAGCCGTGTCGTCTCTGGCAGCCCGACGGTGTCAAACTACTCGAACCAGATTCCCTTCCGCGATGGAGTCTCTGGCAAGATCGAATCCCCCCGAAGACCCACGTCGAACGCATCTTCAGGGTACTCGAGCGGTATCCCCGAGAGTGTTCGGGACACATGGGATCCTACCGGCCCCTCAAGGCCCTGGGGAGCGGACCGCGCTCCAAGCAGTGTTTATGCCGAGAGCCTTTACCCTACGTCACTAGCCCCAAGCCTCCCGCAAAGGCAAACGCAGACCAGTGCTCCCAACGGTGTTAGCCAACAGCCGCCCCTCGCCCTGGCAGCCACCTCTTCAGACATGAGCTGGTTGAACCTTGGCGGGATCAACAAACAAAATCGTCTCTAG
- a CDS encoding TAP domain-containing protein — protein sequence MYLVEEVCSGADPNVTALRDRRISSLLSPDPHRRLSYILLCRGLKAIPILHTLFTAAHESAPWPIRPLSSEAVRDTAKHNRLSLDTNSEKPLRIRQALFDFSGSALSSRSRSNLHLIRCTTPKMAPPRAPRGTPSGPAREGRNSTLGAKTSRGGGIQKRKGGRTQTDRDGDLDMGSGAGASSTRRSNNVNRGPSDDSNNSRPQRSARSNGPPTKPGSKVHQAIARHLDTGDGNDLVSRRKGQGPGLVWLSVKGLKESKAASNNDGGLRDLIMFLERKATTLSGRNKTVHIKKSSLKGDLVSVAASKEDAEEILKVNSFTFAGTQLEITDSDGSMAKANEASAAAQETKQKLQGIMSLRYDMENKLLRLDALNKDEGLIQMGMLESKDRAEKLFKVMMRICDELFKTAQEKIDAIHSISLANNNIDTVAQVEEMADTFPDLKNLDLSGNQIDNIAGLSRWRSKLKKLETLYLTGNPIPIADPKVVLELLHFFPKLQVLNGEQLTPERIAELKAAGRPKPIPQRGPDFRDANGIGEAFLLEFFLGFDTDRTALLAKYYDDNSQFSLAVDTRAIRDENQPQPMPWSSYIKQSRNLMKITTPAARAARLITGREAIWNLWNDLPKTQHPDIKTDISKYIMDCHLLPGLADPSGQTQSGVDGMIISVHGQFEECDKAGKTGLRSFSRTFVLGPGRPNTNPIRVVSDMISLRAFNPLPNVFVAEAQAPAPSAQEQEQRQAMIVELSKQTTMTPTYSEMCLSDVAWDFTRALAVFHEKKSQLPPDAFASV from the exons ATGTACCTGGTGGAGGAGGTCTGTAGTGGGGCTGACCCAAACGTCACTGCTCTTCGCGACCGACGAATTTCTTCACTGCTTTCTCC AGATCCGCATCGACGGCTTTCTTACATTCTTCTCTGTCGAGGGCTCAAAGCGATACCGATTTTACATACTCTATTTACGGCGGCCCACGAGTCTGCGCCTTGGCCCATCCGGCCTTTGTCTTCTGAAGCTGTCCGCGACACAGCGAAACACAACCGTCTTTCGCTTGACACTAATTCAGAGAAACCTTTGAGGATTCGACAGGCTTTATTTGACTTCTCTGGAAGCGCGCTGTCATCTCGCTCTCGCTCAAAC CTACATCTTATTCGTTGCACCACTCCAAAGATGGCGCCTCCAAGAGCTCCTCGCGGCACTCCATCGGGACCAGCACGCGAGGGTCGCAACTCCACATTGGGTGCCAAAACCTCGCGCGGCGGTGGAATCCAGAAGCGCAAAGGTGGCAGAACCCAAACCGACAGGGATGGAGATCTCGACATGGGAAGCGGCGCTGGAGCCAGCAGCACTCGCCGTTCAAACAACGTCAACAGAGGACCGTCGGACGATTCCAACAATTCGAGACCTCAACGATCGGCGAGATCCAACGGTCCGCCCACTAAACCCGGCTCGAAAGTACACCAGGCGATTGCTCGACACTTGGACACTGGCGATGGAAATGACCTGGTATCGAGAAGGAAAGGACAGGGACCTGGTCTCGTCTGGCTCAGTGTCAAGGGTTTGAAGGAGAGCAAAGCTGCGAGCAACAACGACGGTGGACTGCGGGATCTGATCATGTTTCTGGAGCGGAAAGCCACAACTCTGTCCGGTCGCAATAAAACGGTGCACATCAAGAAG TCAAGTCTGAAGGGGGATTTGGTCAGCGTTGCGGCAAGCAAGGAAGATGCGGAAGAAATCCTGAAGGTCAACTCGTTTACATTTGCCGGTACTCAGCTGGAGATCACCGATAGTGACGGATCCATGGCCAAAGCAAATGAGGCATCTGCTGCCGCACAGGAAACAAAGCAAAAACTCCAAGGCATCATGTCACTCAGATACGATATGGAGAACAAGCTTCTGCGACTTGACGCTCTGAACAAAGATGAAGGCTTGATCCAAATGGGAATGCTGGAATCCAAGGATAGAGCTGAGAAGCTCTTCAAGGTCATGATGAGAATCTGCGACGAACTGTTCAAAACAGCACAGGAAAAGATTGATGCAATTCACAGCATCAGCTTGGCCAACAACAACATTGATACAGTCGCGCAAGTCGAAGAGATGGCGGATACCTTCCCTGATCTCAAGAATCTTGATCTTAGCGGGAACCAGATCGACAACATCGCAGGCCTGTCAAGATGGAGATCGAAGCTCAAGAAGCTTGAGACTCTGTATCTGACGGGCAATCCGATTCCGATCGCGGACCCCAAAGTCGTGCTCGAGCTGTTGCACTTCTTCCCAAAGTTGCAAGTTCTGAACGGTGAGCAATTGACACCGGAACGAATTGCGGAACTCAAGGCAGCTGGCCGCCCGAAACCGATCCCTCAACGTGGGCCCGACTTCCGGGACGCCAACGGCATTGGAGAAGCCTTCCTGTTGGAATTCTTCCTTGGTTTCGACACCGACCGCACTGCTCTCCTTGCCAAGTACTACGACGACAATAGCCAATTTTCTCTCGCGGTCGACACGCGCGCCATTCGAGACGAGAACCAGCCGCAGCCGATGCCCTGGTCATCCTACATCAAGCAGTCTCGCAATCTGATGAAGATTACGACGCCGGCCGCTCGAGCTGCCAGGCTGATCACAGGCAGGGAGGCGATCTGGAATCTGTGGAACGACCTCCCGAAGACACAGCACCCAGACATCAAGACGGACATCAGCAAATACATCATGGACTGCCATCTCCTGCCTGGTCTTGCCGACCCTTCTGGCCAAACCCAAAGCGGCGTGGACGGCATGATCATCTCAGTACATGGTCAATTCGAAGAGTGCGACAAAGCTGGCAAGACAGGACTGAGAAGCTTCTCGCGCACATTCGTTCTGGGACCCGGACGCCCCAACACCAACCCGATCCGCGTCGTCAGCGACATGATTTCCCTCAGAGCCTTCAATCCCCTTCCGAACGTCTTTGTTGCCGAAGCCCAAGCACCGGCTCCGTCTGCTCAGGAGCAAGAACAGCGACAGGCCATGATCGTCGAGCTATCGAAGCAGACGACAATGACACCCACCTACTCGGAAATGTGCCTGTCCGATGTCGCATGGGATTTCACCAGAGCCTTGGCAGTCTTCCACGAGAAAAAG TCTCAATTACCACCAGATGCCTTTGCCAGCGTTTAG
- a CDS encoding type III restriction enzyme encodes MVSDEYDDDLADEDLVEALSQSQVIPASSGINVQNGRTSSVAQALAPSYSRANAGRQAQPSGHNIGPRNTAKTVVQPLGTELDDLPSDAFSSSPEPVAPLARNGLTRTSSSNFRQTTLLGGRVADDASTQAQQPGFGRVYRGDKPVEAPSQHAINREAMKTWIYPTNLGATRDYQFSIVKNGLFNNTLVALPTGLGKTFIAATVMLNYYRWTKDAKIVFVAPTKPLVAQQVDACFNIVGIPRSETTLLTGDTAPTLRVDEWASKRVFFMTPQTLQNDISHGYADPKSIVLLVIDEAHRATGEYAYAKVVKRIRQYNPYFRLLALTATPGSKVETVQEIIDNLGISHIEIRTEDSIDIRQYVHSRNVEQVVLDPSDEMCEIKELFTKALKPLMDKLTQQNIYYGRDPMAITTYGLVKQQQDWFANVGRRANPGVQFMMRAIFSILQSLAHAIKLLNFHGIRPFYENLKEFRSEIEDKGEKGSKYKKQIVNDSSFQEMMTRVEKWLRLDGFVGHPKLAALQDTVLNHFMDAGATSTRIIVFSEYRDSAEDIVKVLNVHKPLIKATVFVGQADSKRSAGMKQAEQIATIQKFKDGEYNVLVATSIGEEGLDIGQVDLIVCYDASSSPIRMLQRMGRTGRKRAGNIVLLLMRGKEEDAFARSKDNYAEMQKLICEGSKFNFRHDLSTRIVPREIRPEVDMQHIEIPIENTQNPSLPEPKKGRARKKLPPKKFHMPDGVEMGFVKASAIGKPGAAPKRGRPKKQEQEQQPTEADFITDVPSLDSVMLTEAQLVELDKVYRSLPASRTKIEETEMPELTSYPLLQRRLRPVSKVQHSQRTKRYVKLCQKFAKNQDERNRWVRRFGEEDTTRYEEIPVPSFASDTEDGASGPGPLGQATTAVSSDEDEPIEESPPKKRRSTGTTKRAAAFASASALVDDEMDETMDEESPPRRPPKKTAGRGRGRKASKRVARGINSDELGDACDRDSDAMETDGSDSGGDLLDFVVSDDHPVSSIQPTSSTLATSPIVISSARPQPKGVARPFYVPTEFPGTQESVDSLPDLDGVLMSSKGKKILGFVDPEDDGSEVDATPRAQGGGRLQRRRPVFDSDSDE; translated from the exons ATGGTTTCAGACGAATACGATGACGATCTCGCAGACGAGGATTTGGTCGAGGCACTCAGTCAGAGCCAAGTCATACCTGCGAGCTCGGGCATCAATGTACAGAATGGCAGAACTTCGTCTGTTGCCCAAGCCCTGGCACCATCTTATAGCCGGGCCAACGCTGGACGTCAGGCGCAACCATCTGGTCATAATATAGGACCAAGA AACACGGCAAAGACAGTGGTTCAGCCTCTCGGGACCGAGTTGGATGATTTGCCTTCAGACGCATTCTCCTCTTCACCGGAGCCTGTTGCACCACTCGCCAGAAACGGACTAACACGCACTTCATCATCAAACTTTCGCCAGACAACTTTACTAGGCGGCAGAGTGGCAGATGATGCCTCAACTCAGGCGCAGCAGCCAGGCTTTGGTCGTGTCTACCGAGGAGACAAGCCAGTGGAGGCCCCTTCTCAACACGCCATAAATCGTGAGGCCATGAAGACATGGATATATCCCACCAACCTAGGAGCCACGAGAGATTACCAGTTCAGTATCGTCAAAAACGGTCTGTTCAACAATACACTCGTCGCGCTACCTACAGGTCTCGGCAAAACGTTTATTGCTGCAACGGTGATGCTCAACTACTACCGTTGGACAAAGGACGCAAAGATCGTGTTTGTTGCGCCTACGAAACCTCTCGTAGCTCAACAAGTCGACGCTTGCTTCAATATTGTGGGCATACCCCGGTCAGAGACTACTCTTCTCACTGGCGACACGGCGCCCACTCTCAGGGTAGACGAGTGGGCGTCAAAGCGGGTGTTTTTCATGACGCCGCAAACTCTTCAAAACGACATTTCACACGGCTACGCAGATCCGAAATCCATTGTACTCTTGGTAATTGATGAGGCTCATCGAGCAACGGGCGAGTACGCGTACGCAAAAGTGGTGAAGAGGATACGCCAATACAATCCATACTTCCGTCTACTTGCCTTAACAGCAACACCAGGGTCCAAGGTCGAGACTGTGCAAGAGATTATAGACAATCTCGGAATATCCCACATCGAGATCCGCACAGAGGATTCGATTGATATTCGTCAATACGTTCATTCGAGGAATGTCGAGCAAGTAGTACTCGACCCCTCGGATGAGATGTGCGAGATCAAGGAGCTATTCACGAAAGCCCTGAAACCGCTGATGGATAAGCTGACCCAGCAAAACATCTACTACGGAAGAGATCCAATGGCGATTACGACATATGGTCTGGTGAAGCAGCAACAAGATTGGTTCGCCAACGTCGGCAGAAGAGCCAACCCTGGGGTACAGTTCATGATGAGGGCTATCTTCAGTATCTTGCAAAGCTTGGCTCACGCGATCAAACTACTCAACTTTCATGGCATCAGGCCTTTTTACGAAAACCTCAAAGAATTTCGAAGCGAGATTGAGGACAAGGGAGAAAAGGGCTCCAAATACAAGAAGCAAATTGTTAACGACTCGAGCTTCCAGGAGATGATGACCAGGGTGGAAAAGTGGCTTCGCCTAGACGGCTTCGTCGGGCACCCAAAGCTTGCCGCTCTCCAGGACACCGTCCTAAATCATTTCATGGATGCCGGTGCGACTTCCACTCGAATTATAGTGTTCAGCGAGTACAGAGACAGTGCCGAAGATATCGTCAAGGTACTGAATGTGCACAAACCGCTGATCAAAGCCACTGTCTTCGTGGGACAAGCCGACTCGAAGCGATCCGCAGGCATGAAGCAGGCCGAACAAATTGCGACAATACAAAAGTTTAAAGATGGCGAATACAACGTCCTGGTCGCAACGTCCATCGGAGAAGAGGGACTGGACATTGGCCAAGTCGATTTGATTGTTTGCTACGACGCCTCGTCCTCGCCTATTCGTATGTTACAACGAATGGGTAGAACGGGCCGAAAGAGGGCTGGAAATATCGTGCTACTATTGATGAGGGGCAAGGAAGAGGATGCCTTTGCCAGGTCGAAAGACAACTATGCGGAGATGCAAAAGTTGATCTGCGAAGGGAGCAAGTTTAACTTCCGTCACGACCTTTCCACTCGCATCGTACCTCGGGAGATCCGCCCGGAGGTGGACATGCAGCATATTGAGATCCCCATCGAGAATACGCAGAACCCGTCGCTCCCAGAGCCCAAGAAGGGAAGAGCGAGGAAGAAACTGCCGCCCAAGAAGTTCCACATGCCCGACGGTGTCGAGATGGGCTTCGTGAAGGCGTCTGCCATCGGCAAACCCGGTGCGGCGCCCAAAAGAGGCCGCCCCAAAAAGCAAGAGCAAGAGCAACAGCCGACGGAGGCTGACTTCATCACCGACGTGCCCTCGCTCGATTCGGTCATGCTCACAGAAGCGCAACTGGTCGAGTTGGATAAGGTGTACCGGTCGCTACCTGCCAGTCGGACAAAGATTGAAGAAACAGAGATGCCGGAGCTGACGTCGTACCCCTTGCTCCAGCGCCGACTTCGACCGGTCAGCAAGGTTCAGCACAGCCAGCGTACCAAAAGGTACGTTAAGTTATGTCAGAAGTTTGCCAAGAATCAAGATGAGAGAAATCGTTGGGTGCGCCGTTTCGGGGAGGAAGACACGACCCGGTACGAGGAGATTCCCGTGCCATCGTTTGCGAGCGATACAGAAGATGGAGCGTCGGGTCCTGGGCCTCTGGGGCAAGCCACGACGGCAGTGTCGTCCGACGAAGACGAGCCTATTGAGGAGTCACCGCCAAAGAAACGTCGATCGACCGGGACCACAAAGCGCGCCGCAGCATTCGCATCCGCTTCAGCCCTAGTCGACGACGAGATGGATGAGACCATGGACGAGGAATCGCCTCCCCGCCGCCCGCCAAAGAAGACCGCAGGAAGAGGACGAGGCAGGAAGGCTTCAAAGAGAGTCGCCCGCGGCATCAACAGCGACGAACTAGGCGACGCCTGCGACAGGGACAGCGACGCGATGGAGACGGACGGCTCAGACAGCGGAGGCGACCTGCTCGACTTTGTCGTCTCGGACGACCACCCCGTCTCCAGTATCCAGCCGACGTCATCGACGCTCGCGACGAGTCCCATCGTGATCTCTTCCGCAAGGCCACAGCCCAAAGGAGTTGCTCGGCCGTTTTATGTACCGACTGAGTTTCCAGGGACGCAGGAGTCTGTGGATTCGTTGCCGGACCTTGATGGCGTGCTGATGAGCAGCAAGGGGAAGAAGATACTGGGTTTCGTGGATCCAGAGGATGATGGGTCTGAAGTGGATGCTACTCCGCGAGCGCAGGGCGGTGGACGGCTGCAGAGGAGGCGGCCGGTGTTTGACAGTGATAGCGACGAGTGA